A single Comamonas sp. NLF-1-9 DNA region contains:
- a CDS encoding IclR family transcriptional regulator → MKKPSSDLSPRPSVQVLERMFQLIDILAARDEPVSLKDISDRSGLHPSTAHRILHDLTLGRFVDRPESGSYRLGMRLLELGNLVKARLNVRDAAILPMRRLHKLIQQPVNLSVRQGDEIVYIERAYSERSGMQVVRAIGGHAPLHLTSTGKLFLAAEDPQRVRAYCARTGLPGHTRNSITQLPLLERELAHARQYGMARDNEELEIGVRCIAAGIHDDQGELVAGLSISAPADRLDDGWLPKLQSCAQEISLALGYTPKARAKRTAGNP, encoded by the coding sequence ATGAAAAAACCGTCCTCCGATTTGTCGCCCCGCCCCAGCGTGCAGGTGCTGGAGCGCATGTTCCAGTTGATCGACATCCTGGCCGCGCGCGATGAGCCGGTTTCGCTCAAGGACATCAGCGACCGCTCGGGACTGCATCCGTCCACCGCCCACCGCATCCTGCACGACCTGACCCTGGGCCGCTTCGTGGATCGGCCCGAATCGGGCAGCTATCGCCTGGGCATGCGTCTGCTGGAACTGGGCAACCTCGTCAAGGCGCGCCTGAACGTGCGCGACGCGGCGATTTTGCCCATGCGCAGACTGCACAAGCTCATCCAGCAGCCGGTCAACCTCAGCGTGCGCCAGGGCGACGAGATCGTCTACATCGAGCGCGCCTACAGCGAGCGTTCGGGCATGCAAGTGGTGCGCGCCATTGGCGGGCACGCGCCGCTGCACCTGACTTCCACCGGCAAACTCTTCCTTGCGGCGGAAGACCCGCAGCGCGTGCGCGCCTACTGCGCACGCACCGGCCTGCCCGGGCATACGCGCAACAGCATCACCCAGTTGCCGCTGCTTGAGCGCGAGCTCGCGCATGCGCGCCAGTACGGCATGGCACGCGACAACGAAGAGCTGGAAATCGGCGTGCGCTGCATCGCCGCCGGCATCCACGACGACCAGGGCGAGCTGGTCGCCGGGCTGTCCATTTCGGCGCCGGCCGATCGGCTCGACGACGGCTGGCTGCCCAAGCTGCAGTCCTGCGCCCAGGAAATTTCGCTCGCGCTCGGCTACACGCCCAAGGCGCGCGCCAAGCGCACTGCAGGCAACCCCTGA
- a CDS encoding substrate-binding protein gives MSKFESTNGVSRRSALQISAAGGMMATGLGGVQWAMAQDKPKLGATWPEGSQGDTVYLGAAVPLTGTYAVQGADELKGMELAIEHINTNHELMKALAPKVNSGVNGKKVKLLSADSAAKPNQALQVSQTFIAQNKIIAMIGSTSSSVAVAMNKFAQREKVLYMAGISGSNDTTGKDCVRYGFRQGFYGEMAANAIGPILVKQFGKNRKAAFMTPDYTYGHTTTESVNNYLTKEGGWKMVTNQVSPLGTQDFSQYLTNIANSGAEFLINVNWGRDAVLSSQQAKQFGLIPKMTLVLPYQIPFIAKEAGVDITHGIYAATDFWWTLEDKYPLAKLFVESFHKKYGYRPEWGAENGYVSFAHWARMVTEAGSFYPPDVIKQWEKGETIPSLLGDVHYRPEDHQCVRPVIIVRGKEKKDMKNDEDFWEVIEMVDGAKVIQKPDAFGCKLGDYT, from the coding sequence ATGTCCAAGTTTGAATCGACAAACGGCGTGTCACGTCGCAGCGCACTGCAAATCAGCGCTGCGGGCGGCATGATGGCCACCGGCCTCGGGGGCGTGCAATGGGCCATGGCCCAGGACAAGCCCAAGCTGGGCGCAACCTGGCCCGAGGGCTCGCAGGGCGACACCGTCTATCTGGGCGCCGCCGTGCCGCTGACCGGCACCTACGCGGTGCAGGGCGCAGACGAGCTCAAGGGCATGGAGCTGGCCATCGAGCACATCAACACCAACCATGAGCTGATGAAGGCGCTCGCGCCCAAGGTCAACAGCGGCGTCAACGGCAAGAAGGTCAAGCTCCTGTCGGCCGACTCGGCCGCCAAGCCCAACCAGGCACTGCAGGTGTCGCAGACCTTCATCGCGCAAAACAAGATCATCGCCATGATCGGCTCCACCTCGTCGTCGGTGGCGGTCGCGATGAACAAGTTCGCGCAGCGCGAGAAGGTGCTCTACATGGCCGGCATCTCGGGCTCCAACGACACCACCGGCAAGGACTGCGTGCGCTACGGCTTCCGCCAGGGCTTCTATGGCGAGATGGCCGCCAACGCCATCGGCCCCATCCTGGTCAAGCAGTTCGGCAAGAACCGCAAGGCCGCCTTCATGACGCCGGACTACACCTACGGCCACACCACCACCGAATCGGTCAACAACTACCTGACCAAGGAAGGCGGTTGGAAGATGGTGACCAACCAGGTCTCGCCCCTGGGCACGCAGGACTTCAGCCAGTACCTGACCAACATCGCCAACTCGGGCGCAGAGTTCCTGATCAACGTGAACTGGGGTCGTGACGCGGTGCTGTCCTCGCAGCAAGCCAAGCAGTTCGGCCTGATCCCGAAGATGACGCTGGTGCTGCCCTACCAGATCCCGTTCATCGCCAAGGAAGCCGGTGTAGACATCACCCACGGCATCTACGCGGCGACCGACTTCTGGTGGACGCTGGAAGACAAGTACCCGCTGGCCAAGCTGTTCGTCGAGTCCTTCCACAAGAAGTACGGCTACCGCCCGGAGTGGGGTGCCGAAAACGGCTACGTGAGCTTCGCCCACTGGGCGCGCATGGTCACCGAGGCCGGCAGCTTCTACCCCCCCGACGTGATCAAGCAGTGGGAAAAGGGCGAAACCATTCCCTCGCTGCTCGGTGACGTGCACTACCGCCCCGAAGACCACCAGTGCGTGCGCCCGGTGATCATCGTGCGCGGCAAGGAAAAGAAGGACATGAAGAACGACGAGGACTTCTGGGAAGTCATCGAAATGGTGGATGGCGCCAAGGTCATTCAAAAGCCCGACGCCTTCGGCTGCAAGCTGGGCGATTACACCTGA
- a CDS encoding branched-chain amino acid ABC transporter permease, which produces MINTANFLSQLFNGLVLGALLALISSGLTIIYGTLGVLNLAHGALFMLGGYAGWLAFEYSHSFILAVAAGALFVMIVGVIMEQVIIKHFYARPDEDQLLVTFGLSIVFAELVRYFFGSLSKKVPPPEIFGGITNMGFMVYPTYRLALLGIIAVALLVLYWVLYRTRIGMIVRAGIEDSVAVDSLGINVYKVFTLVFGIGAMAAGFSGIVYSPVVAMSPDSGDSILVQTFVVVVIGGVGSFPGAILGGLIAGEIISLTSMVNPAYSMIMLFVAMTLVLVFRPRGLMGSIGRT; this is translated from the coding sequence GTGATTAACACGGCCAATTTCCTATCGCAATTGTTCAACGGGCTGGTATTAGGCGCGCTGCTGGCGCTGATCTCATCGGGCCTGACGATCATTTACGGCACGCTGGGCGTGCTCAATCTGGCGCATGGCGCATTGTTCATGCTCGGCGGGTATGCGGGCTGGCTCGCATTCGAATACTCGCATTCATTCATTCTGGCCGTGGCCGCCGGAGCCCTGTTCGTCATGATCGTCGGCGTGATCATGGAGCAGGTGATCATCAAGCACTTCTATGCCCGGCCCGACGAAGACCAGTTGCTCGTCACATTCGGCCTGAGCATCGTCTTTGCCGAGCTGGTGCGCTACTTTTTCGGCAGCCTGTCCAAGAAGGTGCCGCCGCCCGAGATCTTTGGCGGCATCACCAACATGGGCTTCATGGTCTATCCCACCTACCGCCTGGCGCTGCTGGGCATCATCGCGGTGGCGCTGCTGGTGCTCTACTGGGTGCTGTATCGCACGCGCATCGGCATGATCGTGCGCGCCGGCATCGAAGATTCGGTGGCCGTCGACTCGCTCGGCATCAATGTCTACAAGGTCTTTACCCTGGTCTTCGGCATAGGCGCGATGGCTGCGGGCTTCTCGGGCATCGTCTACTCGCCCGTGGTCGCGATGTCGCCCGACAGCGGCGACTCCATCCTCGTGCAGACCTTCGTGGTGGTGGTGATCGGCGGCGTGGGGTCCTTTCCCGGAGCCATCCTCGGCGGCCTGATAGCCGGCGAGATCATCTCGCTGACCTCGATGGTCAATCCGGCCTACTCCATGATCATGCTTTTCGTAGCAATGACCCTCGTCCTGGTCTTCCGACCGCGCGGTCTGATGGGCTCTATTGGTCGCACCTAA
- a CDS encoding ATP-binding cassette domain-containing protein — MSRKIPFLAELLTLLALIAVPFILPPLGFTPATINRIMIFALVGIGFDLLFGYTGLLSFGQSAFFGTGGMFAAYLLTQTSFTNVVLAIIFGTIVAGVAGYLVGMVALRRTGIYFAMITVAIAEVFFFMEFNPLAEYTGGENGLPGVPSASLGLGFTTIHFKSDLEQYAFFAFWFFVGLVIALRMVRSPFGLVMRAIRENPDRALALGHNIHRYKLVVFIVAAMYAGFGGGLLAVMQGFMPPDAFMFATSGEVVMMTAIGGAGTLFGPLLGSATWLLLSDFFQTVLNLGATWKLILGVVFVLLVVFLRRGLVGLFVDIYHKLFGRGDKRTAPEAAVPMPAASTSTLRHKSTRNQSGHIIEVKGLTKHYGGIAANSDIDFAVNYGEIRGIIGPNGAGKSTFFKMLTCEVKPTSGTIKFDGRDITHMGVTDACQIGLTKSYQINQLFERLTVRQNLMISALAELRGKFKADLLKSMDKVRGLSAQVESTAALVHLTHRLDAPVADLAYGEKRRLEVGLALATSPSLLLLDEPLAGMSAEERVETVALLKSIAKGRTLVIIDHDMDSLFELVERVTVLQEGRLLVEGTPDEIKNNALVQEAYLGGVHGETQ, encoded by the coding sequence ATGTCCAGAAAAATTCCATTTCTTGCCGAGCTGCTGACGCTGCTCGCCCTGATTGCCGTCCCCTTCATTCTCCCGCCCCTGGGCTTCACGCCGGCGACGATCAACCGGATCATGATCTTCGCCCTGGTCGGCATAGGCTTTGACCTGCTGTTCGGCTACACCGGCCTGCTGTCCTTCGGCCAGTCGGCCTTCTTCGGCACCGGCGGCATGTTCGCGGCCTATCTGCTCACCCAGACCTCGTTTACCAACGTGGTGCTGGCGATCATCTTCGGCACCATCGTGGCCGGCGTCGCCGGCTACCTCGTGGGCATGGTGGCGCTGCGACGCACCGGCATCTACTTCGCGATGATCACGGTGGCGATCGCCGAGGTGTTCTTCTTCATGGAGTTCAACCCGCTTGCGGAGTACACCGGCGGTGAAAACGGCCTGCCCGGCGTGCCTTCGGCCAGCCTGGGCCTGGGTTTCACCACCATCCACTTCAAGAGCGACCTCGAGCAGTACGCGTTCTTCGCCTTCTGGTTCTTCGTCGGCCTGGTGATCGCGCTGCGCATGGTGCGCTCGCCCTTCGGGCTGGTGATGCGCGCGATCCGCGAGAACCCTGACCGCGCGCTGGCGCTGGGTCACAACATCCACCGCTACAAGCTCGTGGTGTTCATCGTCGCGGCCATGTATGCGGGCTTCGGCGGCGGTCTGCTGGCGGTCATGCAGGGCTTCATGCCGCCCGACGCCTTCATGTTCGCCACCTCCGGCGAAGTCGTGATGATGACCGCCATCGGCGGTGCGGGTACGCTGTTTGGTCCGCTGTTGGGCTCGGCCACCTGGCTGCTCTTGAGCGACTTCTTCCAGACCGTGCTCAATCTGGGCGCCACCTGGAAGCTGATTCTGGGCGTGGTATTCGTCTTGCTGGTGGTCTTCCTGCGCCGCGGCCTGGTCGGCCTGTTCGTGGACATCTACCACAAGCTGTTCGGCAGGGGCGACAAACGCACCGCGCCCGAGGCCGCCGTGCCGATGCCCGCAGCCAGCACCAGTACACTGCGCCACAAGAGCACACGCAACCAGAGCGGCCACATCATCGAGGTCAAGGGCCTGACCAAGCACTACGGCGGCATCGCTGCCAACAGCGACATCGACTTTGCCGTCAACTACGGCGAGATCCGCGGCATCATCGGCCCCAACGGCGCAGGCAAGAGCACCTTCTTCAAGATGCTTACCTGCGAAGTCAAGCCGACCTCGGGCACCATCAAGTTCGACGGGCGCGACATCACCCACATGGGCGTGACCGACGCCTGCCAGATCGGCCTGACCAAGAGCTACCAGATCAACCAGTTGTTCGAGCGCCTGACGGTGCGCCAGAACCTGATGATCTCGGCCCTGGCAGAGCTGCGCGGCAAGTTCAAGGCCGACCTGCTCAAGTCCATGGACAAGGTTCGGGGTCTGTCGGCGCAGGTGGAGAGCACCGCGGCACTGGTGCATCTGACGCACCGGCTCGACGCCCCGGTCGCCGACCTGGCTTATGGCGAGAAGCGCCGGCTGGAAGTGGGCCTGGCTCTGGCCACCTCGCCCTCGCTGCTGCTGCTCGATGAACCGCTGGCGGGCATGAGCGCGGAGGAGCGCGTGGAAACCGTGGCTCTGCTCAAGTCCATCGCCAAGGGACGCACCCTGGTCATCATCGACCACGACATGGATTCGCTGTTCGAGCTGGTCGAGCGCGTGACCGTGCTGCAGGAAGGGCGTCTGCTCGTGGAAGGCACCCCGGACGAAATCAAGAACAACGCCCTGGTGCAGGAAGCCTACCTCGGCGGCGTGCATGGAGAGACGCAATGA
- a CDS encoding ABC transporter ATP-binding protein — protein sequence MSLLEVSGVNSYYGDSHILFDVGLRVEKNEVVALLGRNGAGKSTTFKSLAGVVKPKTGSIKLDGVEVSGKKAHEIAMAGLQLVHEERRIFGSLNVEENIVLAGLTAKNKWPLERIYSIFPRLQERKTSRGTDLSGGEQQMLAIARALVRDPKIILLDEPFEGLAPVIVQDLIRVCHDLAKAGQTIVLIEQNLAAAMSLASRAYILNNGQIVHEGTTAELKKQPEIIQRYLGV from the coding sequence ATGAGCCTGCTAGAAGTCAGCGGAGTCAACAGTTACTACGGCGACAGCCACATCCTCTTTGATGTCGGTCTGCGCGTCGAAAAAAACGAGGTCGTGGCCTTGCTCGGGCGCAACGGCGCAGGCAAGTCCACCACCTTCAAGAGCCTGGCCGGGGTAGTCAAACCCAAGACCGGCAGCATCAAGCTCGACGGCGTCGAGGTCAGCGGCAAGAAGGCGCACGAGATCGCCATGGCCGGCTTGCAGCTGGTGCACGAGGAGCGGCGCATCTTTGGCAGTCTGAACGTCGAGGAAAACATCGTCCTCGCCGGCCTCACCGCCAAGAACAAATGGCCGCTGGAGCGCATCTACTCGATCTTTCCGCGTCTGCAGGAGCGCAAGACCAGCCGCGGCACCGACCTGTCGGGCGGCGAACAGCAGATGCTGGCGATTGCCCGGGCGCTGGTGCGCGACCCCAAGATCATCCTGCTCGACGAGCCCTTCGAGGGGCTGGCGCCCGTCATCGTCCAGGACTTGATCCGGGTCTGCCACGACCTGGCCAAAGCCGGCCAGACCATCGTGCTGATCGAGCAGAATCTGGCGGCAGCGATGTCGCTCGCAAGCCGCGCCTACATCCTGAACAACGGCCAGATCGTGCATGAGGGCACGACCGCGGAGTTGAAAAAGCAGCCCGAAATCATCCAGCGCTACCTCGGGGTCTGA
- a CDS encoding DUF1631 family protein has product MSDSSAGSVAIYRASIVGAVKRASALMADLLQQVRADWPQGAHASALDAQALQLLLKNEVKLITQFPLMMLELFAQGTTTQAGASFAGGKPGQPAKNDVRLRVDMVRVRQSIAAEVGPALSELDTLIGAAQGFDRVQPERNPLRPGNYVRALFAVVYGLGAPAEVSRLWLQRMAPALGPLLAREYLRVSEQLRGRGIQPLHYLSTGRSRFSDLAGDERGAAMRVDVAESFLTPLGQEALPDIDSSMWDSVRPASTLQAPEAGDSAAAPIGVDTPEPTPPPDKRPVSSVQEAARPYNGLAGSAPETLPAEAAAPAAPADAEAAQSPGQTGLQLGDWVEIRAAQGQVRTQLTWLSPRETLFLFTQADGSTQSMTSRMVARLLGSGAMKRAGGAGQ; this is encoded by the coding sequence ATGTCGGACTCTTCTGCAGGTTCGGTTGCTATCTACAGGGCCAGCATCGTCGGCGCGGTCAAGCGCGCCAGCGCGCTCATGGCAGACCTGTTGCAGCAGGTGCGCGCGGACTGGCCGCAAGGCGCGCACGCCAGCGCGCTCGACGCGCAGGCGCTGCAATTGCTGCTCAAGAACGAAGTCAAGCTGATCACCCAGTTCCCGCTGATGATGCTGGAGCTGTTTGCCCAGGGCACCACGACGCAGGCAGGGGCGAGCTTTGCCGGCGGCAAGCCGGGCCAGCCCGCAAAGAACGATGTGCGCCTGCGCGTGGACATGGTGCGCGTGCGCCAGAGCATCGCCGCGGAGGTGGGGCCGGCGCTCTCCGAACTCGACACGCTGATCGGCGCGGCCCAGGGGTTCGACCGGGTCCAGCCCGAACGCAATCCGCTGCGCCCCGGCAACTATGTGCGCGCGCTGTTCGCGGTGGTTTATGGACTGGGTGCGCCGGCTGAAGTCAGCCGCCTGTGGCTGCAGCGCATGGCGCCGGCGCTCGGGCCCTTGCTGGCAAGGGAATATCTGCGGGTTTCCGAGCAGCTTCGCGGGCGCGGCATTCAGCCGCTGCACTACCTCTCCACGGGGCGCAGCAGGTTCTCCGACCTGGCAGGAGACGAGCGCGGCGCGGCCATGCGCGTAGACGTGGCGGAAAGCTTTCTCACCCCGCTGGGGCAGGAGGCCTTGCCCGACATCGACTCTTCGATGTGGGATTCGGTGCGCCCCGCCTCGACCCTGCAGGCACCCGAAGCGGGCGATTCCGCCGCCGCGCCCATCGGTGTGGATACACCCGAACCGACGCCGCCGCCGGACAAGCGGCCGGTTTCGTCGGTGCAGGAGGCTGCGCGGCCCTACAACGGGCTTGCCGGGTCAGCGCCCGAAACCTTGCCGGCCGAAGCTGCCGCCCCTGCCGCGCCAGCAGATGCAGAGGCAGCCCAGTCGCCGGGTCAGACCGGGCTGCAACTGGGCGACTGGGTGGAGATTCGCGCCGCCCAGGGTCAGGTGCGCACCCAGTTGACCTGGCTCAGTCCGCGTGAGACCTTGTTCCTTTTCACCCAGGCCGACGGCAGCACCCAGAGCATGACCTCGCGCATGGTGGCGCGGCTGCTCGGCAGTGGGGCGATGAAGCGCGCAGGCGGCGCAGGCCAATGA
- the ettA gene encoding energy-dependent translational throttle protein EttA: MAQYVFSMNRVTKTVPPKRQILKDISLSFFPGAKIGVLGLNGSGKSSLLKIMAGVDKEFEGEALPMPGLSIGYLPQEPQLDPTRTVRQEVEDAMAEVNAARARLDEVYAAYAEEDADFDALAAEQAQLEAIIAAAGTDSEHQLEIAADALRLPPWEAVVGKLSGGEKRRVALCKLLLSKPDMLLLDEPTNHLDAESVEWLEQYLHRFPGTVVAITHDRYFLDNAAEWILELDRGHGIPYKGNYTEWLLQKQNRLEQEQKGEEARAKALKKELEWVRQNAKGRQAKSKARIARFEELSDHEYQKRNETQEIFIPVAERLGTQVIEFHGVTKSFGERVLIDNLSFTVPAGAIVGIIGPNGAGKSTLFKMIAGKEQPDSGEVVLGQTVKLAYVDQSRDALSADKTVWEDISGGLDIINVGKFQMASRAYCGRFNFNGQDQQKKVGNLSGGERGRLHLAKTLIQGANVLLLDEPSNDLDVETLRALEDALLEYAGTVLVISHDRWFLDRIATHILAAEGDSQWFYFDGNYQEYEADKKKRLGEEGAAPKRVRYKALK, encoded by the coding sequence ATGGCCCAGTATGTTTTTTCGATGAACCGCGTGACCAAGACCGTGCCACCCAAGCGGCAGATTCTGAAAGACATTTCCCTGTCTTTTTTCCCGGGCGCGAAGATCGGCGTGCTGGGCCTGAACGGTTCGGGCAAGTCCAGCCTGCTCAAGATCATGGCGGGCGTGGACAAGGAGTTCGAGGGCGAAGCGCTGCCCATGCCGGGCCTGAGCATTGGCTACCTGCCGCAGGAGCCCCAGCTCGACCCGACGCGCACCGTGCGCCAAGAGGTTGAGGACGCGATGGCGGAGGTCAATGCCGCGCGCGCACGGCTTGACGAGGTGTATGCGGCCTACGCGGAAGAGGACGCCGATTTCGATGCGCTCGCAGCCGAGCAGGCGCAGCTCGAAGCCATCATCGCCGCCGCCGGCACCGACAGCGAGCACCAGCTGGAGATAGCGGCCGATGCGCTGCGCCTGCCGCCCTGGGAAGCGGTGGTCGGCAAGCTCTCGGGCGGCGAAAAGCGCCGCGTGGCGCTGTGCAAGCTGCTGCTGTCCAAGCCCGACATGCTGCTGCTCGATGAGCCCACAAACCACCTGGATGCCGAAAGCGTGGAGTGGCTGGAGCAGTATCTGCATCGCTTTCCCGGCACGGTGGTGGCCATCACGCACGACCGCTACTTTCTGGACAACGCGGCCGAATGGATTCTCGAGCTCGACCGTGGCCACGGCATTCCCTACAAGGGCAACTACACCGAGTGGCTGCTGCAGAAGCAAAACCGCCTGGAGCAGGAGCAAAAGGGCGAAGAGGCGCGCGCCAAGGCGCTCAAGAAAGAGCTCGAATGGGTGCGCCAGAACGCCAAGGGGCGCCAGGCCAAGTCCAAGGCGCGCATCGCGCGCTTCGAAGAGCTGTCCGACCACGAATACCAGAAGCGCAACGAGACGCAGGAGATCTTCATCCCCGTGGCCGAGCGTCTGGGTACCCAGGTCATCGAATTCCATGGCGTCACCAAGAGCTTTGGCGAGCGCGTGCTGATCGACAACCTGAGCTTCACCGTGCCCGCCGGCGCCATCGTCGGCATCATCGGACCCAATGGCGCGGGCAAGTCCACGCTCTTCAAAATGATAGCTGGCAAGGAACAGCCCGACAGCGGCGAAGTCGTGCTGGGGCAAACCGTAAAGCTTGCCTACGTGGACCAGTCGCGCGACGCGCTGAGCGCCGACAAGACCGTCTGGGAGGACATCTCGGGGGGGCTGGACATCATCAACGTGGGCAAATTCCAGATGGCTAGCCGCGCCTATTGCGGGCGCTTCAACTTCAATGGCCAGGACCAGCAGAAGAAGGTCGGCAATCTCTCGGGCGGCGAGCGCGGCCGCCTGCACCTGGCCAAGACGCTGATCCAGGGCGCCAACGTGCTGCTGCTGGACGAGCCCTCCAACGACCTGGACGTGGAGACCCTGCGCGCGCTGGAAGACGCCTTGCTCGAATACGCCGGCACGGTGCTCGTCATCAGCCACGACCGCTGGTTCCTGGACCGCATCGCCACGCACATCCTGGCGGCCGAGGGCGACAGCCAGTGGTTCTATTTCGACGGCAACTACCAGGAGTACGAGGCCGACAAGAAAAAGCGCTTGGGCGAAGAGGGTGCCGCGCCGAAACGGGTACGCTACAAGGCTTTGAAGTAA
- a CDS encoding DEAD/DEAH box helicase yields the protein MTFDELNLVPALLRAVQELGYDAPTPIQAQAIPLVLEGHDLLAGAQTGTGKTAAFALPILQHLAASGAERAAARPIRALILTPTRELAAQIEESIRAYAKYLDIRSTVIFGGVGMNPQVERIRRGVDVLVATPGRLLDLQQQGLLDLSGVQTLVLDEADRMLDMGFIHDVKKVLALVPRDKQSLLFSATFSDEIRALAAGLLRDPKSVQVTPRNTTVQRIHQVIHPVGRAKKKQVLLHIIEEQNWSQVLVFTRTKFGANNVAEYLDKHGVSAMALHGNKSQTARTNALEGFKSGKIRALVATDIAARGIDIDELPHVVNYEIPNVPEDYVHRIGRTGRAGREGHAVSLVCMDEEGFMMEIERFTRQEIPVQPLEGFGPDEGEHAEPIAMGRQTLWGGAGKPPSREVMQAAAKAARAEMMERMRASRGTRSGGRSGAAAAPQARSTPAHGEEAARSHGRRRGSGGGKRTVRDDSQPPSENAHLGTQLGRMGMEPTRSSRGHSGQPDPMRTSVDLMSQRGRRSGASRGPRSRGPRGGGYGG from the coding sequence ATGACATTTGACGAACTGAATCTGGTACCAGCGCTGCTGCGTGCCGTGCAAGAGCTGGGCTACGACGCGCCCACGCCCATCCAGGCCCAGGCCATTCCGCTGGTGCTTGAAGGCCATGACCTGCTCGCCGGCGCACAGACCGGCACCGGCAAGACGGCCGCGTTTGCGCTGCCGATACTGCAGCACCTGGCCGCCAGCGGCGCCGAGCGCGCGGCCGCCCGCCCGATCCGCGCGCTGATCCTCACGCCCACGCGCGAGCTCGCGGCGCAGATCGAAGAATCGATACGCGCCTACGCAAAATACCTGGACATCCGCTCCACGGTGATCTTCGGCGGCGTCGGCATGAACCCCCAGGTCGAGCGCATACGCCGCGGTGTGGACGTGCTGGTGGCCACCCCCGGCCGACTGCTCGATCTGCAGCAGCAGGGGCTGCTCGACCTCTCGGGCGTGCAGACGCTGGTGCTCGACGAAGCCGACCGCATGCTGGACATGGGCTTCATCCACGACGTCAAGAAGGTGCTGGCCCTGGTGCCGCGCGACAAGCAGAGCCTGCTGTTTTCCGCCACCTTCAGCGACGAGATCCGGGCGCTGGCCGCCGGCCTGCTGCGCGACCCCAAGAGCGTGCAGGTCACGCCGCGCAACACCACGGTGCAGCGCATCCACCAGGTGATTCACCCCGTGGGTCGCGCCAAGAAGAAGCAGGTGCTGCTGCACATCATCGAAGAGCAGAACTGGAGCCAGGTGCTGGTGTTCACCCGCACCAAGTTCGGCGCCAACAACGTGGCCGAATACCTGGACAAGCACGGCGTCTCGGCGATGGCGCTGCATGGCAACAAGAGCCAGACCGCGCGCACCAATGCGCTCGAAGGCTTCAAGAGCGGCAAGATCCGCGCGCTCGTGGCCACCGACATCGCCGCGCGCGGCATCGACATCGACGAGCTGCCGCATGTGGTGAATTACGAAATCCCCAACGTGCCTGAAGACTACGTGCACCGCATCGGCCGCACCGGCCGCGCGGGCCGCGAAGGCCACGCCGTGAGCCTGGTCTGCATGGACGAAGAAGGCTTCATGATGGAGATCGAGCGCTTCACGCGCCAGGAAATTCCGGTCCAGCCACTGGAAGGCTTTGGCCCCGACGAGGGCGAACATGCCGAACCCATCGCCATGGGGCGCCAGACGCTCTGGGGCGGCGCCGGCAAGCCGCCCAGCCGCGAGGTCATGCAGGCCGCAGCCAAGGCCGCGCGCGCCGAGATGATGGAGCGCATGCGCGCTTCGCGCGGCACGCGTTCGGGCGGGCGCAGCGGGGCAGCGGCTGCGCCGCAGGCCCGCAGCACGCCGGCGCACGGCGAAGAGGCCGCGCGCTCGCACGGCAGGCGCCGCGGCAGCGGCGGCGGCAAGCGCACGGTGCGCGACGACAGCCAGCCGCCGAGCGAGAACGCCCACCTGGGCACGCAACTCGGGCGCATGGGCATGGAACCCACGCGCAGCAGCCGCGGTCACTCCGGCCAGCCCGACCCGATGCGCACCAGCGTAGACCTGATGAGCCAGCGCGGGCGGCGCAGCGGCGCATCCCGCGGACCGCGCTCGCGCGGACCGCGTGGCGGCGGCTACGGCGGCTGA